One Oscillatoria salina IIICB1 genomic region harbors:
- a CDS encoding L-lactate MFS transporter codes for MINRQSVQLFGLPAAKGRWFLIALGSVVLLCLGTVYSWSIFRKPLEDLFGISATQSLLPFTFLLVLYALLMPITGFYLKRIGVGKITAIGGIVTGVGYILSSLTTNIFFLTITYGIIAGAGVGIAYGVPLAVSAQWFPDRPGLAVGLTAVGFGLSPLVTAPLARVLIATYGVLPTFTILGISLTAIILVISTTLKLPPPGWTPPGWTPKVSNQKSGNQQKPIWESPLFYALWFCYTIGTFVGLSAIGISSPVAEEIIQLDATTAAITVSLFAVFNGIGRPLFGWLTDRLQPKGAATISYILILIASILMLNATEGQTLTYLVAFSLFWLCLGGWLAIAPTATLKLFDPHDYAKNYGIVFTAYGTGAFLGTIATGQLRDLFGSYTVAFYPTAIFAIAGIIIAQLKLKS; via the coding sequence ATGATTAACAGGCAATCAGTTCAGCTTTTTGGCTTACCCGCAGCTAAAGGCAGATGGTTTTTAATCGCGTTAGGCTCAGTTGTCTTACTGTGTTTAGGAACAGTTTATTCTTGGAGTATTTTTCGCAAACCTCTAGAAGACTTATTTGGCATCAGTGCAACTCAAAGTTTGTTACCATTCACATTTTTGTTAGTCCTTTATGCCCTGTTGATGCCGATTACGGGATTTTATCTTAAGCGGATTGGTGTGGGCAAAATTACCGCGATTGGTGGGATAGTCACGGGAGTTGGCTATATTCTTTCCAGCTTAACTACAAATATCTTTTTTTTAACGATTACCTATGGAATCATTGCAGGTGCGGGAGTTGGGATTGCTTATGGTGTTCCTCTGGCAGTTTCAGCCCAATGGTTTCCCGATCGCCCTGGACTTGCTGTAGGATTAACTGCGGTGGGGTTTGGACTTTCTCCGTTGGTGACTGCACCTTTGGCGAGAGTTTTGATTGCTACTTATGGAGTTCTACCTACTTTTACGATTCTGGGGATTAGTTTAACGGCGATTATTCTGGTGATTTCTACTACTCTTAAATTACCTCCTCCCGGCTGGACTCCTCCGGGTTGGACTCCCAAAGTTAGTAATCAAAAATCCGGAAATCAGCAAAAACCAATCTGGGAATCTCCTTTGTTTTATGCTCTCTGGTTTTGCTACACTATCGGCACCTTTGTGGGGCTATCAGCGATCGGTATTTCTAGCCCCGTAGCTGAGGAAATTATCCAATTAGATGCTACCACCGCCGCGATAACAGTTTCGCTCTTTGCCGTATTTAATGGTATCGGTCGTCCTTTGTTTGGTTGGTTGACCGATCGCCTTCAGCCGAAGGGAGCAGCAACTATCTCCTATATCTTAATTCTCATTGCTTCGATTTTGATGCTCAATGCTACAGAGGGGCAAACTTTGACCTATTTAGTTGCCTTTTCTCTATTTTGGCTTTGTTTAGGGGGTTGGTTGGCGATCGCACCTACAGCCACTTTAAAACTTTTTGACCCACACGATTATGCGAAAAATTATGGCATTGTCTTCACCGCCTATGGTACAGGAGCTTTTTTAGGTACTATCGCTACCGGACAACTCCGAGATTTGTTTGGCAGCTATACAGTTGCTTTCTATCCCACCGCGATTTTCGCGATCGCTGGCATCATTATTGCCCAATTAAAGCTAAAATCTTAA
- a CDS encoding PQQ-dependent sugar dehydrogenase has product MSKTIKCKKSLTGRLWMALCFIALTGCNTSTPEVSRINNGDTPTSSAPNNPTQPQTPTQAVALANRNCILIEDGYGSPGQVAVQAEEVVSGLEIPWGILFISATDMLVTERPGRIRLVQNGQLQSEPVAIVPVTARGEGGLLDIVPHPEFASNRLFYIYYTADRNGSSVNLVERWQLSPDNTSASPDKIIVDNIPVARFHNGGRLRFGPEGMLYIGTGDARNPQSSQEVSSLAGKILRVTPEGEVPEDNPFPGNPAYIIGIRNTQGFDWLDPSTLVITDHGPSGELGRTGHDEVSVASAGANLGWPPIYGCQDREGMIPPSLTWDEAVPPGGAAIYTGDAIPEWRGSLLMGVLGARHLHRVTFEPQSPAQVQSHEVYFQNEFGRLREVIMGPDGELYVTTSNCDGRGNCPPDKDKILRITSGNP; this is encoded by the coding sequence ATGAGTAAAACAATCAAGTGCAAGAAATCCCTCACAGGTAGGCTATGGATGGCTTTGTGCTTCATAGCACTGACTGGCTGCAACACCTCAACTCCGGAAGTATCTCGCATCAACAACGGAGACACGCCAACATCATCAGCACCCAATAATCCCACTCAACCCCAAACCCCAACTCAAGCAGTAGCATTAGCAAACCGCAACTGTATTCTCATTGAAGATGGTTACGGTTCCCCAGGACAAGTAGCCGTGCAAGCCGAAGAAGTCGTCTCCGGTTTAGAAATACCTTGGGGAATACTGTTTATCTCAGCCACAGATATGCTAGTAACTGAACGTCCTGGACGAATTCGCTTAGTACAGAACGGGCAACTACAAAGCGAACCTGTCGCCATTGTTCCCGTAACAGCTAGAGGAGAAGGAGGATTGCTAGATATCGTACCTCACCCTGAATTTGCTAGTAATCGACTCTTTTACATTTACTACACCGCAGACCGCAACGGCTCATCGGTCAATTTAGTTGAGAGGTGGCAGCTATCGCCAGATAACACCAGTGCCTCACCCGATAAAATCATTGTTGATAATATACCAGTCGCACGCTTCCACAATGGCGGTCGTCTACGCTTCGGACCCGAGGGAATGCTCTACATCGGCACTGGCGATGCCAGAAATCCCCAAAGTTCCCAAGAGGTTAGCAGCCTTGCGGGAAAAATTTTGCGCGTGACTCCAGAAGGAGAAGTTCCCGAAGACAATCCCTTTCCGGGCAATCCTGCCTATATTATCGGTATTCGCAATACCCAAGGATTTGATTGGTTAGACCCCTCAACCCTAGTTATAACTGACCACGGTCCGAGTGGGGAATTGGGTAGAACTGGACACGATGAAGTTAGCGTAGCCAGTGCAGGTGCTAACCTAGGTTGGCCCCCTATCTACGGTTGCCAAGATAGAGAAGGGATGATACCTCCTTCTCTGACTTGGGATGAAGCCGTACCTCCAGGTGGCGCAGCAATTTACACTGGCGACGCTATTCCAGAATGGCGAGGTAGCTTGTTAATGGGGGTTTTGGGTGCTAGACACCTACATCGGGTTACGTTTGAACCCCAATCTCCCGCGCAGGTTCAGAGTCATGAGGTATATTTTCAAAATGAGTTCGGTAGGCTTCGGGAAGTAATTATGGGACCCGATGGTGAACTTTATGTCACTACTAGCAACTGCGACGGACGAGGTAATTGCCCCCCGGACAAGGATAAAATACTTCGCATTACCAGTGGCAATCCTTAG